GGCTGTAAACGACTCCAAGATCTTGTAGGTGTGGGAGGCTCCTTTTGGCACCACCCAAGAATCTCCGGTTTCTAGAAGCACCATTTGTCCTTCTAGGTGCAACTCAGCGCGACCTTGGATCACATAGCCTACGGTTTCGTATTCACGGCGAGTTTCAGGCTTGGGTTCACCCGGTTGCTCGTTTTCCCACATCCGCATAGCCAGGGTCACTCCTCCAGCCAAGTACTTCTGACCCAACTCACCATGAGGAGATTGAGCGGATTGAACTTTGATGACTGTGGTATCACTCATGATTTTTCGATCAATAACGACAAGTTAAACAATTGGCGATCGCAACGAGGCAGGCTCTAGGCCATCAGCCTCACTCGCCCAGTCAGGCTGAAAGGTGTCAGGCTTGGTATGCTCAGCTTCTAGAATTTCAACCAAGTTATACAGCTCCGAGAGCAACTGGTTGATTAAAGCTGTCTTTTCAAGTTGAGGAGCAGGATCAATCTCCATAACTATGGCCTACGGCTTGAGGACAACTTTGATGCAGTTCTCTTTTTTGTCTCTAAAGATCTCGTAGCCGTGAGGGGCTTGGTCTAGAGGCAGTTTATGGGTAATGACAAAGGAGGGGTCAATCTTGCCTTGTTGCACAGCTTCCATTAAGGGCTTAATGTAGCGGTGCATATGGGTTTGCCCCATCTTAAAGGTCAAGCCTTTGTTGAAAGCAGCCCCAAACGGTACTTTATCTAGGAAGCCACCATACACGCCTGCCAGGGAAACATGGCCTCCTTTCCGACAAGAGAGAATAACTTGACGGAGGGCAGTGGGGCGATCGGTTTCTAGACGTACCGCTTGCTTAACTTGGTCGTACATTGCCATTGGGCCTGTGCCATGCGCTTCCATGCCTACCGCATCAATGCAGCTATCGGGACCTCGTCCGCCTGTCATCTCTTTGACGGCTTCTCCCGCATCAATCTCTTCGTAGTTGATGATTTCGGCTCCACATTGTTCTTTCGCCATTTTTAGGCGTTCGGGAATGCGATCGATCGCAATGACTCTCTCAGCTCCCAGCATGAAGGCACTCTTGATGGCAAACTGACCGACAGGGCCACAGCCCCAAACTGCTACCGTATCTCCTGGCTCAATGTTGCAGTTCTCTGCCGCCATGTAACCCGTGGGAAAAATGTCAGTCAGGAACAAGACTTGATCATCAGTGAGTCCCTCAGGCACTTTGAACAGACCCACATCAGCAAAAGGAACACGGGCATATTCCGCTTGACCGCCCGCATAGCCGCCAAACATGTGGGAGTAACCAAATAATCCAGAGGGAGAATGTCCCATTGCAGCTTCCGCCATCCAACCGTTGGGATTGGAGTTGTCACACAAAGACCACAAATCCCGCTGACAGAAGAAGCAGCCGCCGCAGGAGATGGTGAAGGGAACCACAACGCGATCGCCAATCCTCACGTTGTTGACGGCACTACCGAGTTCTACGACTTCTCCCATAAATTCATGACCCAGGATATCTCCCTCTTTCATGGTGGGGATATAGCCATCGAGGATATGTAGGTCGGAGCCGCAGATGGCGGTGGAGGTAATTTTGATAATGGCGTCGCGAGGATTGAGGATGGTGGGATCGGGAACGTTCCCAATCCGAACATCATTGGCTCCATGCCAGCAGAGTGCTTTCATTTAATCTTGCTCCTTTACGCTTTTGAATTAGGTTTTGATATAAAACCAAGAAGTAATGCACTGAAATATGAAATAGAGAAAAACTCTTGTTTCCCCCTTCCCTGTTAGGGAAGGGGGCTAGGGGGTTAGGTCACGGCTTAAACATGACGCGCATGCAGTTGTCTTGTTTGTTTTTGAACATTTCGAAGCCACGTTTGGCTTCTTCTAGGGGTAGGGTGTGGGTGAGGACAGCGGAGGGGTCGATGCCGCCGTTGAGGACGTGTTCTAACAACATGGGGATGTAACGCTGGCCGTGCATTTGCCCCATTTTGAAGGTGAGGCTTTTGTTGAAGGCTGCGCCGAAGGGCATTTTGTCTACGAAGCCTGAGTAGACTCCCATGATGGAGAGGGTGCCGCCTTTACGACAGGCAACCATCATTTGTCGCAGCACGTTGGGGCGATCGGTCTCCATTCTTACGGCTTGCTTAGCTTTATCGTAGATGCCTTCTACGCCCATGCCATGTGCTTCTAGACCCACGGCATCAATGCAACTATCGGGGCCGCGTCCTCCGGTCATTTCCTTGAGGGCTTCGCCTGCATCGACTTCTTCGTAGTTGATCACTTCGGCTTTGACCCACTCTCTTGCCATGCGGAGGCGTTCGGGGAAGCGATCGATCGCGATTACTCGTTCGGCACCGAGCATATAGGCGCTATGCATGGCAAAGAGACCGACGGCCCCTGCACCCCAAACCGCGACGGTATCTCCGGGTTGGATGTCGCACATTTCTGCGCCCATGTATCCGGTGGGGAAGGCATCCGAGAGAAAGAGTAGTTTCTCGTCTGGGATGCCTTGAGGAACTTTAATTGCTCCGTGATCGGCAAAGGGGACGCGGATGTATTCAGCATGGGCTCCCGCGTAACCGCCAAAGGCATGGGAGTAGCCAAAAATTCCAGCGGTAGAGTAGCCTGTCACCTTCTCTTGCAGCCAACCTCCAGGGTTGGAGTTGTCGCACAGAGACCACTGTTGCAAGTTGCAGTAGGAGCACTGACCACAACCAATAATTGAGGAAACGACGACGCGATCGCCTCGCTGTAATTTCCGCACTTCGCTCCCAACTTCGACTACTTCCCCCATAAATTCGTGACCGATGATGTCACCGGGCTGCATGGTGGGGATGTAGCCGTCATAAATGTGGAGATCGGAGCCACAGATGGCGGCGGCTGTGACTTTAATAATGGCGTCTTTTGGGTTGAGAATTTTGGGGTCGGGAACGGTGTCTACACGGACATCATTGGCCCCATGCCAGCAAACTGCTTTCATCGAATGGTTACTCCTGCCTAATGAGATTCACGACAGGATGGTTGCCCTTCGTTGGTGGCAATTTCGCCTGCTTCCATCAGCATCTTGAAGCGGCGCAACTCATCGCCAATTTGCTGTTCGGGTTCTTCACCCAGGAGTTTAGCGATCGCAGCGGAAACAGCACCACCCGGAATGTTGTACTCCATCACCACTTTGACTTCAGTGCCACGGCCTCCGGTAGCAGGTTGGAAACGGACAAAGCCAGAGTTATCGATGTCGGCATTCTCGGCAGAAGCCCAAGCAATCAAGTGATTTTCTTCTTCTTGAATGATGTCAGCATCCCACTCTACGCTGTTGCCCAAGGGAGCGCTAGCAATCCAGTGCGATCGCGTGTTGTTATAGGCAGTGACAGATTTGAGGTGCTTCATGAACCGGGGAAGGTTCTCGAAGTTGCGCCAGAAGCGGTATAACTCATCGGCGGGCTTGTTGATCGTGACCGTTTTTTCAACCTTGATGCCTTTGTTGAGGCCGACAGCATCCTGAGCTTGCTGAAGCACTCCCTGAGCCTGGTGCACAGTGCTTTGCTTGGTCATGCCTTGATAGATCAAGCCACTACCTGCAACTGCGGTCAAAACACCCCGGAGCGATCGCTGTTGTAAACCTGCTAGAACTAGGGCACCTCCACCAATCAGAGAGGCCCAACGCTCAGCCTCACTAGCTTCACTGCTACCAGACTGATTAGGCACAATTGGCTGATTACTACTTTGTTCCATTTGTTTTTCCTTTTTTAAAGTTTCAAATTTGAATTTGTTAACTAAACACCTAGCCGAGCGGAGAGAAAGGAAGCATCTTGTGCGCGTTGTAGCAACTCACAGACCTCGCGATCGCTAGTTTGGGGGAACTCTTCGTACCAGGCTCCAACCGAGTTAAAGCGCTCTGGCATCACCGCACAGAGGATGGCGTCTACTTGCGGGCTAATCTGCTCGTAGGCTTGCCGCGCTCCTACCGGAACCGCCACCACAATTTCTTTAGGTTCGTGTTGCCGCACTGCCATGACCGCCGCTCGCATGGTGGCTCCTGTGGCAAGGCCATCATCTACCAGAATCACGGTCTGGTCTTGGATAGGCAGGACAGAACGATCGCCACGATACAGATGCTCTCGGCGTTGCAGTTCTTGTTGTTCACTCTGCGTCACCTGTTCCAAACTATCGTCGGAGATCTGTTGCATCTCCACCACATCTTGATTCAACACGCGCACATCCCCAGACGCGATCGCTCCCATCGCTAACTCTTCGTGACCCGGAACCCCTAGCTTCCGCACCAAGAAAATATCTAGGGGAACATGAAGGGCAGCAGCGATTTCAAAGGCCACCGGAACCCCGCCGCGAGGCAAGCCTAAAACCAGCACATCATCGCGATCGCCATACTGGGTAAGCAACGCTGCGAGAGCTTGGCCTGCTTCGGTTCGGTTTTGAAATCGCTTCATGGTTCAATTCTCCTGATCAGCCTGGAGCGCTAGCGCTCTGCAATTATCTTGTCGCCTCAACCACTCACTGCGGCACCGGAGGTGGGCTGAGGAGGGCTAACTGGCCCAGCACTGATGCGAGCATGGTAAAGATCTGCAACTTGCTGCTCATGCTTGGCAATGTCGATCTCCATATCATCAAAAAGCAGGGTGGTGGTGGGGTCGGTCAGCTTATTCCGCAGCGCATAGGTGTCTACAACTCCGGTTTGCAAGTCGCCCAAAGCTCGCCGCAAGAGCGAAACATCATCGGTACGGGTTTGCAACCAACCTTTGAGAGTTGCAAGAGTGCCACTAGCAACCGCTTGCAGAGATTCTTGCTCCCCGAACAGCCGCAACCTTTCTTCTAGCTTCTGGATATGTTGCTTCTTGGCCGTGCAGACATGCTGAAAGATAGACCGCAATTCACCATCATCTGTCTTCTCGGCATATTGCTGGAAAGCTTCTAAACCGTAACGCTCTCCGGCGATCGCTGTGTTAATGGCGCTAACAATCTCCTGCTTACTGGAGCCGCCCCACTCTTCGCCTAACTTCCACCAACCTGCATCCCGATCGCTGACATCGGGTAGAGTCGTGTCGGGAATACTCAAGCCCAAGCGAGTCAAGATCGCAGTCGTAAACATGGGCAAGTCGCCCGGACGACGCGAGGTAAGGAGATTGCCATCCTCTACCAGCGGCTCATCTACATAGTTAGCGCCCGCATTCTGCATATCTTTGCGAATAGCCCGGAAACCTGTGGCGGTGCGGCCTTGGAGTAAGTCGCCTTCAATCAATACTTGAGGGCCGTGGCAAACGGCTGCCACCAGCTTATTTTGGGCGATCGCATCTTGGACAAAGCGCACCGTTTTCATATTGGTTCGCATTTTGTCTGGAGCCATGCCGCCTGGAATAATCACTGCGTCAAAGTCAGCAACACGGGCTTCTGTCGTGGTGCCATCGGCTTCCTGCGACACTTTACCTTGCTTGCCTTTGTACTGCTCATTCATCCGGGAACCGAGAACCACAACTTCGGCCCCAGCTTTCTTGAGAGCGGTATAAGGCACATGAAACTCTGAATCTTCAACGCCATTTTCAATCAGAATTGCAACCCGTCTAGAGGAGGCGGGTGTACCGTTCTGGGAGTAGCTGGATACCATAAGTAAATTCCGTATAACTAACTGCTGGGGGTCTTTGGGGTTGGAGCGGGAGAGAAATGCGCCTAGAAGCCTGAGGAGACTGAATCTGAAATTGAACGTATCGAGGCTAATTTTTAGCTTAGAAAAGCTCAGAAACTTATTAGCTCAAAAACTTGAGATTGCCAAAAATAGCCCAGGTATGAATCGCTGCGTTGAGCTGAAGAACTACCATGCGATCGCTAAGCTCGAATGGAGAAACTGCTATGCGATCGCTCAGGCGCTGATAAAATTCCTGCAAGCTATAGTTGGGCAGAAAAGTCCTAGTGAGCCGCTGCGGTTTGTGGATTGAGCCGCTTCGCTAGTAATGCTTTTGCCCGTTCTGCCCGTCTGCTTTCTTCTTCCTGCAACTCTTGGAAGAACTGAGTTAGCTCACTGTCTCCTGCTTCTTCCGCATCTTGGATATAGACTTCACAAGTGGCAGCGCCTTCAAGGGCATGGTAGAGCACGCTCACTAGGTCGTACTGCTCGTCGCTGGTACCAGTCATATGGTCGCCGTGATGAGACATGTTGATCCTCCTGGGTTTTGACACGTCGGTTTAGACCCACGTGCGCTTATGAGCACGCTTCAGCGTACGTCCGCTAGCAACAACCTCTCCTCGCCCTACAGGTAGATCTCAAAGCTACGAAATGTGAGCGAGCCTAACTTCCTCGGTAACTGCTATCGGGTTAATTTTGTAGCATCTAGCCTTAAACTTGCTGAAACGAGTTGCCGTCTTAAGTGGCACTTCAGGAATTCCCTTCGTAGCTCTGATTTTGTTGGGCAAGGTTACGAATTTCGGCCCGTAAAGCAGTGATTTCTTGCTGAAGTGCAGCCGTTCCCTCAGAAAGCTGGGCGATCGCCTTGGCACCAGCAATTTCGGCTGCTTCGTCTTCCGCGTCTCGACCAATGAAAAAAGTAGTTAAAGTTGCAGTGATGTAGCCAAATACAGCAAAGGCATATAGTGCTAGGAGCAAGCACAGCACTCGTCCTTCCGGAGTTTGGGGCCAATATTCTGAACCGAGGGTGGTAATCAACATGGCAGTCCACCAAAGCGCTGAGCCATAGTCTTTTAGCCCTGAACCGTTAGGCACGTTACTCTCAAAAGCATACATACCCGCAGCTCCTACCAACGTGACCACCACTGTCGAGGAAAGCACATACCCGAAGCCTCTCCGCCGCATACTAGCCCGTAGCGATCGCATCCCTCGATTCAAAGAAGTTACTACTCTCACGAGTCGTAGGCTACGGGTTGTCCGCAAAAGGCGTAAAATCCGGGCAATTTTGAAGACCCGGAGAGCAGGCAGCAGCA
This region of Trichocoleus desertorum NBK24 genomic DNA includes:
- a CDS encoding cupin domain-containing protein, which produces MSDTTVIKVQSAQSPHGELGQKYLAGGVTLAMRMWENEQPGEPKPETRREYETVGYVIQGRAELHLEGQMVLLETGDSWVVPKGASHTYKILESFTAVEATSPPAFAHGRDEQ
- a CDS encoding zinc-dependent alcohol dehydrogenase — its product is MKALCWHGANDVRIGNVPDPTILNPRDAIIKITSTAICGSDLHILDGYIPTMKEGDILGHEFMGEVVELGSAVNNVRIGDRVVVPFTISCGGCFFCQRDLWSLCDNSNPNGWMAEAAMGHSPSGLFGYSHMFGGYAGGQAEYARVPFADVGLFKVPEGLTDDQVLFLTDIFPTGYMAAENCNIEPGDTVAVWGCGPVGQFAIKSAFMLGAERVIAIDRIPERLKMAKEQCGAEIINYEEIDAGEAVKEMTGGRGPDSCIDAVGMEAHGTGPMAMYDQVKQAVRLETDRPTALRQVILSCRKGGHVSLAGVYGGFLDKVPFGAAFNKGLTFKMGQTHMHRYIKPLMEAVQQGKIDPSFVITHKLPLDQAPHGYEIFRDKKENCIKVVLKP
- a CDS encoding zinc-dependent alcohol dehydrogenase, translated to MKAVCWHGANDVRVDTVPDPKILNPKDAIIKVTAAAICGSDLHIYDGYIPTMQPGDIIGHEFMGEVVEVGSEVRKLQRGDRVVVSSIIGCGQCSYCNLQQWSLCDNSNPGGWLQEKVTGYSTAGIFGYSHAFGGYAGAHAEYIRVPFADHGAIKVPQGIPDEKLLFLSDAFPTGYMGAEMCDIQPGDTVAVWGAGAVGLFAMHSAYMLGAERVIAIDRFPERLRMAREWVKAEVINYEEVDAGEALKEMTGGRGPDSCIDAVGLEAHGMGVEGIYDKAKQAVRMETDRPNVLRQMMVACRKGGTLSIMGVYSGFVDKMPFGAAFNKSLTFKMGQMHGQRYIPMLLEHVLNGGIDPSAVLTHTLPLEEAKRGFEMFKNKQDNCMRVMFKP
- a CDS encoding SRPBCC family protein, encoding MEQSSNQPIVPNQSGSSEASEAERWASLIGGGALVLAGLQQRSLRGVLTAVAGSGLIYQGMTKQSTVHQAQGVLQQAQDAVGLNKGIKVEKTVTINKPADELYRFWRNFENLPRFMKHLKSVTAYNNTRSHWIASAPLGNSVEWDADIIQEEENHLIAWASAENADIDNSGFVRFQPATGGRGTEVKVVMEYNIPGGAVSAAIAKLLGEEPEQQIGDELRRFKMLMEAGEIATNEGQPSCRESH
- a CDS encoding phosphoribosyltransferase, with amino-acid sequence MKRFQNRTEAGQALAALLTQYGDRDDVLVLGLPRGGVPVAFEIAAALHVPLDIFLVRKLGVPGHEELAMGAIASGDVRVLNQDVVEMQQISDDSLEQVTQSEQQELQRREHLYRGDRSVLPIQDQTVILVDDGLATGATMRAAVMAVRQHEPKEIVVAVPVGARQAYEQISPQVDAILCAVMPERFNSVGAWYEEFPQTSDREVCELLQRAQDASFLSARLGV
- a CDS encoding DJ-1/PfpI/YhbO family deglycase/protease, which produces MVSSYSQNGTPASSRRVAILIENGVEDSEFHVPYTALKKAGAEVVVLGSRMNEQYKGKQGKVSQEADGTTTEARVADFDAVIIPGGMAPDKMRTNMKTVRFVQDAIAQNKLVAAVCHGPQVLIEGDLLQGRTATGFRAIRKDMQNAGANYVDEPLVEDGNLLTSRRPGDLPMFTTAILTRLGLSIPDTTLPDVSDRDAGWWKLGEEWGGSSKQEIVSAINTAIAGERYGLEAFQQYAEKTDDGELRSIFQHVCTAKKQHIQKLEERLRLFGEQESLQAVASGTLATLKGWLQTRTDDVSLLRRALGDLQTGVVDTYALRNKLTDPTTTLLFDDMEIDIAKHEQQVADLYHARISAGPVSPPQPTSGAAVSG
- a CDS encoding ion transporter produces the protein MHQLSGWEQGLLKKERREVLEQLEDVLETPMVALGFIWLVLLVIELIWGLNPLLEVSSTVIWVLFLLDFGLRLALAPHKWIYLRQNWLTAISLLLPALRVFKIARILRLLRTTRSLRLVRVVTSLNRGMRSLRASMRRRGFGYVLSSTVVVTLVGAAGMYAFESNVPNGSGLKDYGSALWWTAMLITTLGSEYWPQTPEGRVLCLLLALYAFAVFGYITATLTTFFIGRDAEDEAAEIAGAKAIAQLSEGTAALQQEITALRAEIRNLAQQNQSYEGNS